The sequence below is a genomic window from Halosegnis marinus.
GGCTTTCTGGGTTTGTGAGATCGACATCTGCGAGGAGCTGTTCCAGCTCTGCAGTGTCATTGGCGTACTCAGCAAGAGACCCGTTCGCACCTGGCTCGTGGATATCTACAGTGTCCGGATCATCCAGAAGTGAGTAGAGTGTGATTGCACGGAAGATCGAGCCGGCCCGACGAGCCCACCACTTGTGCATAGTGTATATGGGCCGGTAATGTTGCTTTGCACGGCCTTCTTTTTGCGCGATTTCGTTAACGCGCTCGATCGGGAACCCCCGTTCGATGGGCAGCTCGCGTCGGCCCGTCGGCTCCTGCGACATTGTAATTGGACACACCGAAGCCGGCTGGTGGTATAAATGTGTGACACAGCTGCAGATAGGAGCCCTATTCGTGGGGTGCTGTCACTCTCCACAGTGAGGAAGAGAAAGCAGTAATTGAACGGAGGGGCGCTTGTGCGCTCGCTGCGGGTTACAAGATCGAAATCAAGCTTTGTTCCGCCGAGGCGAGCGAGGCCATGTAATGTCGACTCTAAGAAATTACCTGCCGTGCAACAGTCGGTCGCAGTTGTAGGGGGCGTTTCTCTGCGGGTCCCAATTGACGATCAAGTACCAAGTAGTTGTGGCGGGGCATTGGAACACTATCCTGGCCCACTATCGGTTCAAGCGTGACCCAAACGTTCTCAATGCTCCACTGCGTATTACCGTCTGTATAGCCCGCTAATCAGGCCAAGTCATTAGCTGACTTCGGCCGGTGCTCCCTCTGGATGGGGGACATACCATCCACTGCTTTCTGTGCGCCTCGCTCATAGAACTAGTAGAGGTGTCCGATTGCTGACCACCAGGTGGCCCTCGGAGTCCTCTCGCGGTCTTAGCCATATCTCAAAAAGAGTTATACGAGGGGATCTGAATAACCGGGTATGACGACATCTATTTTCCCGTATCCTGGTGGGAAGTCATATCTCGCCCCCTGGATCATCGAGCATTTCCCTGCGCATCAGTGCTATGTCGAAGTCTTCGGAGGCGGAGCGTCAGTGTTGCTAACGAAGCAGCCCAGCCACACTGAGATATACAACGATCGCGATGGGGACCTTGTCCAGTTTTTCGGCGTGCTTCGTGACCACAAGGACGAGCTCGTAGAATGGTTGGATATGACTCCCTACGCTCGCGACCAACACGAAGAATGGTCGAAGGAATTCTACAACGGTGAGCGGCCTGATGATCCGATTGAACGGGCAGGGCGATTCTTTTACCTACGATACTCTCAGTATGCGGCTAAATACCGGACGAAGTCCGGATTTGCGTCCGCTTCACAACGAAACAAAGCGAGGAAGCTTCGGAATGCGACAGATAAGCTGCACGAGTTCGCTGAACGCTTTCACAATGTTCAGATCGAGAACCTGGACTACGCTGATGTAATGGAACAGTATGACAGCGAGGATACGTTCTTCTATGCGGATCCACCGTATATGGACGAAGGTGATGCC
It includes:
- a CDS encoding DNA adenine methylase, encoding MTTSIFPYPGGKSYLAPWIIEHFPAHQCYVEVFGGGASVLLTKQPSHTEIYNDRDGDLVQFFGVLRDHKDELVEWLDMTPYARDQHEEWSKEFYNGERPDDPIERAGRFFYLRYSQYAAKYRTKSGFASASQRNKARKLRNATDKLHEFAERFHNVQIENLDYADVMEQYDSEDTFFYADPPYMDEGDALYRHGEFDHDRFVDALESLDGRWAVSYQRVPSRLKDYWIIEKGRAQFMNKQHDNTTRSNDATERLIMNYDPDNVSRFRTPDQTTLPGVDSS